A single region of the Cyanobacteriota bacterium genome encodes:
- a CDS encoding allantoinase yields MMNPYPRDMIGYGQTPPHPQWPHQARIAVQFVINYEEGGETCILHGDQASETFLSEIVGAVPLMGIRHMNMESCYEYGSRSGFWRLHRLFTTRSIPVTVYGVAMALERNPEAVAAMKAANWEIASHG; encoded by the coding sequence ATGATGAACCCCTATCCTCGTGACATGATTGGCTATGGGCAAACTCCGCCTCACCCGCAATGGCCCCACCAGGCACGGATAGCAGTGCAATTTGTAATCAACTATGAAGAGGGGGGTGAGACCTGCATTTTGCACGGTGATCAGGCTTCGGAAACATTTTTGTCTGAAATTGTGGGAGCAGTGCCGTTGATGGGTATTCGGCATATGAATATGGAGTCCTGTTACGAGTATGGCAGTCGATCGGGCTTCTGGCGGTTACATCGATTGTTCACAACTCGATCAATTCCAGTCACGGTTTATGGTGTAGCTATGGCCCTAGAACGCAATCCAGAAGCGGTTGCAGCCATGAAAGCAGCTAATTGGGAGATTGCTAGCCATGGTT